A window of the Plasmodium vivax chromosome 12, whole genome shotgun sequence genome harbors these coding sequences:
- a CDS encoding lipoyl synthase, putative (encoded by transcript PVX_083125A; Possible apicoplast targeted protein. Curated by Stuart Ralph, Walter and Eliza Hall Institute of Medical Research, Australia.), whose product MHVLTPSLYIYAFFIVCVRLKCGRSKRVANAKHATYDMPPKGLRVRDMLEKTAQQNCNQRKRGKCRKFFFLWKMDKMGDTHLGGQANGRKNLLRSESATDEASLGGNPLKEKLKESPANWGKDKQEEQQSTDRLPLPKVGNKMPEKKPDWFHVPAPTGKKYNELKADLKKLKLHTVCEEAQCPNIGECWNIGTATIMLLGDTCTRGCKFCSIKTSSKPLPPDANEPFNTAKAICEWDINYVVLTSVDRDDLPDGGASHFAKTIELIKFSRPEILIECLVSDFQGNVDSIRKLANSGMEVYAHNIETVRRLQKFVRDRRANYEQSLWVLKTAKEINPLLYTKTSIMLGLGETKQEVLQAMADVRQNNIDVITFGQYLRPTKNHLNVVEYVSPQMFDYYKEEGMKMGFKYIASGPLVRSSYKAGEYFMKNLVEQRRGVKLHAEG is encoded by the coding sequence ATGCACGTCCTGACGCCCTCcctttacatatatgcattttttatagtCTGCGTTAGATTAAAATGTGGGCGGAGCAAAAGAGTTGCCAACGCCAAACATGCGACGTACGATATGCCCCCCAAGGGGCTGCGCGTGAGAGACATGCTGGAAAAAACTGCACAGCAGAATTGTAATCAgcggaagagggggaaatgtaggaagtttttttttctctggaAAATGGACAAAATGGGAGATACACATCTGGGGGGTCAGGCGAACGGGAGGAAGAACCTCCTTCGCAGTGAGTCAGCTACGGATGAAGCATCATTGGGGGGGAACCCTCTGAAGGAAAAACTTAAAGAATCTCCTGCAAACTGGGGAAAGGACAaacaggaggagcagcaatCAACAGACCGGCTACCCCTGCCAAAGGTGGGAAACAAAATGCCAGAGAAGAAGCCTGACTGGTTTCATGTGCCAGCACCCACAGGCAAAAAGTACAACGAACTGAAAGCAGATTTGAAGAAACTAAAGCTACACACAGTTTGCGAAGAAGCTCAGTGTCCTAACATAGGCGAGTGTTGGAATATCGGCACGGCAACGATTATGTTGTTAGGAGACACGTGCACAAGGGGGTGTAAGTTTTGCTCCATAAAAACGTCGAGCAAACCTTTGCCACCAGATGCTAATGAGCCTTTTAATACTGCAAAGGCTATATGCGAGTGGGACATCAATTACGTCGTTTTGACTTCCGTCGATAGGGATGATTTACCGGATGGGggagctagccattttgcaaaaactaTTGAACTTATAAAATTCTCCAGACCAGAAATTCTGATCGAATGTTTAGTTTCTGATTTTCAAGGAAATGTAGATTCCATTCGCAAGCTAGCCAATAGCGGCATGGAGGTTTACGCGCATAACATTGAAACGGTTAGGAGGCTCCAAAAGTTTGTGCGTGATAGGAGAGCAAACTATGAGCAGTCATTATGGGTTCTTAAAACTGCAAAGGAAATCAACCCCTTGTTGTATACCAAAACGAGCATCATGTTAGGGTTAGGGGAGACTAAGCAGGAGGTTCTTCAAGCCATGGCAGATGTAAGGCAGAACAATATAGATGTGATAACATTCGGGCAGTATTTACGCCCAACGAAGAACCACCTTAACGTTGTTGAATATGTCTCACCGCAAATGTTTGATTACTACAAAGAGGAGGGGATGAAAATGGGGTTCAAGTACATTGCTAGTGGGCCACTCGTTCGGTCCTCCTACAAGGCTGGAGagtattttatgaaaaaccTCGTCGAGCAACGCAGGGGAGTTAAGTTGCATGCGGAGGGGTGA
- a CDS encoding hypothetical protein, conserved (encoded by transcript PVX_083120A), with protein MLNRGDFNSYIYIPVKNNEQVKKRSQVCFHLLQRLTEKQLAISKDKEEATNPYSNQRDELNAGESSKHVFYQLDELNEGGKKPKGESTKREYKNHIHITIADTVQIKRHMITSFVTKIREELQTQSCFHLFFKNSVDLYRSQKHTKYFCAYSVTPDQQETHLDVLLKKIEKVLGQFGLTNQYANRICHLSLAYTDINLGPLLEENQLNVGDTFWPDIERIVGDNNLCSSSTEESDQFCIYVNRICIRVGNTVYESRFRNLHDHLNVLQSDESADSSTE; from the exons ATGCTAAACCGAGGTGATTTCAACTCATACATTTACATCCCAG TTAAGAACAACGAGCAGGTGAAGAAAAGATCCCAGGTGTGCTTCCACCTTCTCCAAAGACTCACAGAAAAGCAACTAGCCATAAGCAAAGATAAAGAGGAGGCAACCAACCCGTACAGTAACCAGAGAGACGAATTAAACGCAGGGGAATCGTCAAAGCATGTCTTCTACCAGCTGGACGAATTAAATgaaggtgggaaaaaaccaaaaggggagagtaCCAAAAGGGAATATAAAAACCACATACACATAACGATAGCAGATACAGTGCAAATTAAGAGGCACATGATTACCTCGTTTGTTACGAAGATAAGGGAAGAACTCCAGACGCAGAGTTG ttttcacctctttttcaaaaattcgGTGGACCTCTACCGAAGCCAAAAGCACACGAAATACTTCTGTGCATATTCTGTCACGCCCGATCAACAAGAAACGCACTTGGATgttctattaaaaaaaatagaaaaagttTTGGGCCAGTTTGGACTGACTAACCAGTATGCCAATCGAATATGTCACCTCTCCTTGGCCTACACAGACATCAATTTGGGCCCCCTGCTGGAAGAGAACCAACTAAATGTAGGGGATACCTTTTGGCCAGACATTGAGAGGATTGTGGGGGATAATAATTTATGCTCAAGTTCAACCGAAGAGAGTGACCAATTTTGCATTTACGTGAATCGAATTTGCATCCGTGTTGGCAACACTGTGTATGAATCTCGTTTCAGAAATTTGCACGACCATTTGAACGTGCTGCAGTCTGATGAGTCGGCGGATAGCAGCACGGAGTGA
- a CDS encoding hypothetical protein, conserved (encoded by transcript PVX_083115A) — protein sequence MNAENDQREQVLNRKCSKRNFEKLNSSDSVELLSDLSALSSNKRSKVIHSAEKSEDNFFDEPCHFDPCQRGKRKLEGSPHEIEKEKKKKNFTEIEKSYYNLVSGNNEGDISNCLNDFASEEIHVQGQIAYQLCKNEEDVSPPHTATPNDELFQQDEQLSKGRGLSQLAIIPFEGEHANSAFDCKYERGSSSSHGWYGRHDHFGRHDHFGRQDHFGRQDHFGRQDHFGRQDHFGRQDHFGRQDHFGRQDHFGRQDHFGRQDHFGRQDHFGRQDHFGRQDHFGSRASRHIGARDRNDVKNIFHLLSKKDIFYKNLIKNQIKSNKPLMIKCDNLSFFLNRNNYGGSSFPNQFVWNVKTSHFDESHQFAKDVMPSSGMIEDPNGEQNLHHMNDEESAPLFFGSLNDGSPTMGVSSNNGVPLLSIPNNAQADLDTPFNRIIPNINVNVGENALTNVGPHPFAYPPEVLNPNDGSYFAPDRVAQNDEAGLYNQHGCTNLAIQAPTDHFNPTLMSTNQNSSESIAHVNSLSDVGNYGQTNDYDAYQ from the coding sequence ATGAACGCGGAAAATGACCAAAGGGAACAAGTTTTAAATCGCAAATGCTCCAAaagaaattttgaaaaattaaattcatcCGATAGTGTTGAATTGTTAAGCGATCTCTCTGCACTGTCTTCGAACAAGAGGAGTAAAGTAATCCACTCAGcggaaaaaagtgaagataatttttttgatgaGCCATGTCATTTTGATCCCTGTCAAAGAGGCAAGAGAAAGTTGGAAGGAAGTCCCCATGAAatagagaaagaaaaaaaaaaaaaaaattttaccgAAATTGAAAAGAGCTATTACAACTTGGTGAGTGGCAACAATGAGGGGGACATATCGAACTGCTTAAATGACTTTGCCTCTGAAGAGATCCACGTACAAGGGCAAATCGCATACCAGTTGTGCAAAAACGAGGAGGACGTCTCCCCCCCGCACACTGCCACACCAAATGATGAGTTGTTCCAGCAGGATGAGCAGTTGTCCAAAGGGAGGGGACTCAGTCAGTTGGCAATTATTCCTTTTGAAGGGGAGCACGCGAACAGCGCATTCGATTGCAAATATGAGAGGGGCAGTTCCAGCAGCCATGGCTGGTATGGAAGGCATGACCACTTTGGAAGGCATGACCACTTTGGAAGGCAAGACCACTTTGGAAGGCAAGACCACTTTGGAAGGCAAGACCACTTTGGAAGGCAAGACCACTTTGGAAGGCAAGACCACTTTGGAAGGCAAGACCACTTTGGAAGGCAAGACCACTTTGGAAGGCAAGACCACTTTGGAAGGCAAGACCACTTTGGAAGGCAAGACCACTTTGGAAGGCAAGACCACTTTGGAAGGCAAGACCACTTTGGAAGCCGTGCCAGTCGCCACATCGGCGCGCGCGACAGAAATGAcgtgaaaaatattttccaccTTTTATCCAAAAAAGACATTTTctacaaaaatttaataaaaaatcaaatCAAAAGTAACAAACCGCTAATGATAAAGTGCGACAATTTGAGTTTCTTTTTAAACAGAAATAACTATGGGGGGAGTTCCTTCCCGAATCAGTTCGTCTGGAATGTTAAAACGTCACACTTTGATGAGAGCCATCAGTTTGCTAAGGATGTGATGCCATCCTCTGGAATGATCGAAGACCCAAACggtgaacaaaatttacaCCATATGAACGACGAAGAAAGCGCTCCACTCTTTTTCGGTTCGCTTAATGATGGTTCCCCCACCATGGGTGTCAGCTCGAACAATGGAGTTCCACTTTTGAGCATCCCCAATAATGCCCAAGCCGATTTGGACACCCCTTTTAATCGCATCATTCCGAACATTAACGTGAACGTGGGCGAGAATGCTCTGACTAATGTCGGTCCACACCCCTTCGCTTACCCCCCCGAGGTGTTGAACCCAAATGATGGGAGCTATTTCGCCCCTGATCGGGTAGcgcaaaatgatgaagcCGGTCTGTATAACCAACACGGTTGCACCAATTTGGCCATTCAGGCCCCAACTGATCATTTTAATCCCACCCTTATGAGCACAAATCAGAACAGTTCTGAAAGCATCGCCCATGTGAATTCCCTGAGTGATGTTGGGAATTATGGCCAGACCAATGATTATGATGCTTACCAGTGA